A genomic stretch from uncultured Pseudodesulfovibrio sp. includes:
- a CDS encoding helix-turn-helix domain-containing protein, producing the protein MNRKEKTQEQIFEERLQRIKDVLGVRTQVQLAEAIGCRQSSISDAKRRCSIPDGWLITLWRLTGYSPDWILDGDECGHRFAITTDEHHEPVNGCSLRDEIEADVRAEMDNLHMEDLVARMQAINPDIEIRIPAKRPVEQGGMAAHQ; encoded by the coding sequence ATGAACAGGAAGGAAAAGACGCAAGAACAGATTTTTGAGGAGCGGCTGCAGCGCATCAAAGACGTGTTGGGTGTGCGCACCCAGGTGCAGTTGGCCGAGGCGATCGGCTGCCGTCAGTCGTCCATTTCGGATGCCAAACGGCGGTGTTCCATTCCAGACGGGTGGCTCATCACTCTCTGGCGGCTGACCGGGTACAGCCCGGATTGGATTCTGGACGGCGACGAATGCGGGCACCGTTTTGCCATCACCACGGACGAGCACCACGAGCCTGTCAACGGCTGTTCGCTGCGGGATGAGATCGAGGCGGACGTGCGCGCCGAGATGGACAATCTCCATATGGAGGACCTGGTGGCCCGGATGCAGGCGATCAACCCGGACATCGAGATCCGCATCCCGGCCAAGCGGCCTGTCGAACAGGGCGGGATGGCGGCGCACCAGTAA